A region from the Drosophila bipectinata strain 14024-0381.07 chromosome 3R, DbipHiC1v2, whole genome shotgun sequence genome encodes:
- the Ttc26 gene encoding intraflagellar transport protein 56: MILSRGKTDSASSRNAASGGPGSGLGVTRQSRKTPVPASLEDFIIKRDYTGARAFLEYANDDEDEEEGAQAIKQRQVDQWIAFCNFHLGDYQQALGQYKSIQKTAPVPDGKVDLNLAVCMFYLGLYEEAQQLMEKAADSQLKQRLLFHLAHKLGNEEEWSDLQEELQNSSSLEQQLSLASMHYLRAHYQEAIDVYKRVLVDNKDYMAINVYLALCFYKLDYYDMSQEVLDVYLGQHSDSTIAINLKACNRFRLFNGRVAEQEIKNIADNGTFGADLLRHNLVVFRNGEGALRVLPGLLNIIPEARLNLAIYYLKQGDIQEAHALMKELQPTSPHEYILKGVVHAALGQQLGSKEHIKTAQQNLHLVGSSATECDTIPGRQSMASAFFLYEQFEEVLVYMNSIRSYFVNDDVFNYNFAQAKCATGYYKEAEELLMQISDMDIKNQHTYCMILAKCHIHCGHPELAWNVFITRDTNAEAFILLQLIANECYKCEEFWVAAKAFDMLEKLDPSPENWEGKRGACAGVLFALATKAHRGRPGGGITEVIGLLRDSSNGQAEAMIKTIRKHINSFK, encoded by the exons ATG ATACTTTCACGTGGAAAAACCGACTCGGCAAGCTCGAGGAACGCGGCCAGCGGAGGTCCTGGCAGCGGCCTGGGAGTCACCAGGCAGTCGAGAAAGACTCCGGTGCCGGCCTCTCTCGAGGATTTCATCATCAAGCGCGATTACACGGGTGCCAGGGCTTTTCTGGAG TACGCAAACGACGACGAAGACGAGGAGGAGGGTGCCCAGGCCATAAAACAGCGGCAAGTGGATCAATGGATTGCGTTTTGCAACTTTCACCTAGGCGACTACCAACAGGCTCTTGGCCAATACAAGTCCATACAGAAAACCGCCCCTGTCCCCGATGGGAAAGTGGATCTTAACCTAGCCGTCTGCATGTTCTATTTGGGCCTTTACGAGGAGGCTCAGCAGCTGATGGAGAAGGCTGCCGACAGCCAGCTAAAGCAGCGTCTCCTGTTTCACTTGGCCCACAAATTGGGCAACGAAGAGGAGTGGAGTGACCTccaggaggagctgcagaaCTCGTCCAGCTTGGAGCAGCAACTGAGCCTGGCTTCGATGCACTATTTGCGAGCCCACTACCAGGAGGCCATCGACGTCTACAAGCGAGTGCTCGTAGACAACAAGGACTACATGGCCATCAACGTGTACTTGGCTCTGTGTTTCTATAAGCTCGACTACTACGACATGTCCCAGGAAGTGCTAGATGTGTACCTTGGACAACACAGCGATAGCACCATAGCCATAAATCTGAAAGCCTGCAATCGATTCCGACTATTTAACGGTCGTGTGGCGGAGCAGGAGATCAAGAACATAGCCGACAATGGAACCTTCGGGGCAGATCTTCTGCGGCACAATCTAGTTGTTTTCCGGAATGGCGAGGGAGCCCTGAGGGTCCTGCCTGGCTTACTGAACATCATACCCGAAGCTAGGCTTAATCTAGCCATTTACTATTTGAAGCAGGGGGATATCCAGGAGGCACATGCCTTGATGAAGGAACTGCAGCCCACCTCGCCGCATGAATATATTCTCAAGGGCGTAGTGCACGCCGCTTTGGGTCAGCAACTAGGATCA AAAGAGCACATCAAGACGGCCCAGCAAAACCTCCATTTAGTGGGAAGTTCGGCCACAGAATGTGACACCATACCAGGTCGCCAGAGCATGGCCTCTGCGTTTTTCCTCTACGAACAGTTCGAGGAAGTACTTGTTTACATGAACTCCATTCGGAGTTACTTCGTCAACGACGATGTTTTCAACTATAACTTTGCCCAGGCCAAGTGCGCCACAGGGTACTACAAGGAGGCGGAGGAGTTGCTAATGCAAATTTCCGACATGGACATCAAGAACCAACACACTTACTGCATGATCCTGGCCAAGTGTCACATCCACTGCGGTCATCCGGAGCTGGCCTGGAATGTGTTCATCACCAGGGACACAAATGCCGAGGCCTTCATCCTGTTGCAATTAATTGCCAACGAGTGCTACAAGTGCGAGGAATTTTGGGTGGCAGCCAAGGCCTTCGATATGCTGGAAAA ACTCGATCCCAGTCCTGAGAATTGGGAAGGTAAGCGCGGAGCCTGTGCTGGAGTCTTGTTTGCTTTGGCCACCAAGGCTCATCGGGGTCGTCCTGGTGGCGGAATTACTGAAGTCATAGGACTCCTACGGGATTCATCGAATGGTCAAGCAGAAGCTATGATTAAAACCATAAGAAAGCACATCAACAGtttcaaataa
- the LOC122321604 gene encoding uncharacterized protein — MENSSVPRNFTNPIAKLLDDFLQSTPLVNGDMCRIIATIFVMVLCFYTILFVARIMVAIALPTFIVVGFLLFYRFVTFTEVKEGLREMPKIVALLANFTGDILNEDLLK, encoded by the coding sequence atggaaaatagcAGTGTTCCCAGGAACTTTACCAATCCAATCGCCAAACTTCTGGACGACTTCCTACAATCAACGCCACTTGTAAATGGAGATATGTGTCGTATCATAGCTACAATATTTGTTATGGTATTATGTTTCTACACTATACTCTTTGTGGCAAGAATAATGGTGGCCATAGCCCTTCCCACCTTCATAGTGGTGGGGTTCCTTCTCTTCTACCGCTTTGTCACCTTCACCGAAGTGAAAGAAGGTCTCAGGGAGATGCCGAAAATCGTAGCTTTGCTAGCAAACTTCACCGGTGACATATTAAATGAAGACCTCCTAAAATAG
- the LOC108129410 gene encoding uncharacterized protein: MCERKSNFVSYDMVHNLRCNKRGPRMRHDMKPKKYWPGARFMCVTKNGDLNTAAYCLAEAMHEPFQPFPMATVAVQSCIREDFIGRVRSRFRQVKPHVANHPNFERSLAALKHGPHPVSYVLADEADAPPCASPILVTDTITHLYFPSGASGVTTLHSFNTMDDVAEIFAFETPKFDAIYFFDEGVKDIYRLAPFVKCTHFFVNCMDACLLEIMPYFLDKKSMVLFKRGYHYECLEMGGQWKIIVFPYSSTILRSCCCPTGHCRCYFTRDSCCENHLNI, from the exons ATGTGTGAAAGAAAATCTAACTTTGTGTCTTACGACATGGTTCACAATCTAAGGTGCAACAAGCGAGGACCCAGAATG AGGCACGATATGAAACCGAAGAAATACTGGCCCGGAGCGAGGTTCATGTGTGTTACCAAGAACGGAGATCTGAATACGGCGGCTTACTGCTTGGCGGAGGCCATGCACGAACCGTTTCAACCATTTCCAATGGCCACGGTGGCGGTTCAGAGCTGCATACGGGAGGATTTCATTGGCCGGGTGAGAAGTCGCTTCCGGCAGGTGAAGCCCCACGTGGCCAACCATCCGAACTTCGAGCGATCTCTCGCGGCCTTGAAACACGGTCCTCACCCCGTCAGCTATGTGCTGGCCGATGAGGCTGATGCCCCACCTTGTGCCAGTCCCATTTTGGTTACCGATACGATCACCCATCTGTATTTTCCCAGCGGCGCTTCGGGAGTCACCACATTGCACTCGTTCAACACCATGGATGATGTGGCGGAGATTTTCGCATTCGAGACCCCGAAATTTGATGCCATTTACTTTTTCGACGAGGGCGTCAAGGACATCTATAGACTAGCGCCCTTTGTCAAGTGCACCCATTTTTTTGTCAACTGCATGGATGCCTGCCTGTTGGAGATTATGCCGTACTTCTTGGACAAAAAGTCCATGGTTCTGTTCAAACGGGGCTACCACTACGAGTGCCTCGAGATGGGTGGCCAATGGAAAATAATCGTGTTTCCCTATAGCTCCACCATCTTGCGATCATGTTGCTGCCCCACCGGCCATTGTCGGTGCTACTTCACCCGCGATTCCTGCTGCGAGAACCACTTGAATATATAG